In one window of bacterium DNA:
- a CDS encoding phospholipase D-like domain-containing protein yields the protein MAEGGFYFEGDDYFEALERDLALATRSIDVELYYFASDRTGVRFADLLIRKASAGVRVRLIYDAIGCRGTSEEFILRLDHAGVAVKSFHPLLSLGTQLTRRTHRKFFVIDGHTAFLGGFNLADEYSRAASGDAAWRDTGARVADPRLVASLSALFEESWNDVRRRPRDLLGRRPRPADWGRPRGEIVANYGWQKRSLIRQEYLAAIVHARRSIFITNPYFVPDVGLRRALKRAARRGVDVRILTAGESDVPIARWAGRAVYGGMLRAGVRIFEYTERILHAKSASVDGAWYTVGTANLDHLSFFRNHEVNLFGFDEKPAAVLEAQFGKDLAGAREVVWEAWKHRSWLEKLRERVLYWFRVWL from the coding sequence ATGGCGGAGGGCGGTTTCTATTTTGAAGGAGACGACTACTTCGAGGCCCTCGAACGGGACCTCGCCCTGGCGACGCGGTCCATCGACGTCGAGCTCTATTACTTCGCCAGCGACCGCACGGGGGTGCGCTTCGCCGACCTCCTGATCCGGAAGGCCTCCGCCGGAGTCCGGGTCCGGCTGATCTATGACGCCATCGGTTGCCGGGGAACGTCGGAGGAATTTATTCTCCGGCTCGACCATGCCGGCGTCGCGGTGAAGTCCTTCCACCCCCTCCTGTCCTTGGGGACCCAGCTCACGCGCCGCACGCACCGGAAGTTCTTTGTGATCGACGGGCACACCGCCTTCTTGGGGGGATTCAACCTGGCGGACGAGTATTCGCGGGCTGCCTCCGGAGACGCCGCGTGGAGGGACACGGGGGCGCGGGTGGCCGATCCGCGTCTCGTGGCGAGCTTGAGCGCCCTCTTTGAGGAGTCGTGGAACGACGTCCGCCGACGCCCGCGGGATCTGCTCGGCCGCAGGCCCCGCCCGGCCGACTGGGGGAGGCCGCGCGGGGAAATTGTCGCCAATTACGGCTGGCAGAAGAGGAGTTTGATCCGCCAGGAGTACCTGGCGGCGATTGTCCACGCCAGGAGGAGCATCTTCATCACGAATCCCTACTTCGTGCCCGACGTGGGGCTGAGGCGCGCGCTGAAACGGGCGGCGCGGAGGGGCGTGGACGTGCGCATTCTGACGGCGGGGGAGAGCGACGTGCCGATCGCGCGCTGGGCCGGGCGCGCGGTCTACGGCGGCATGCTCCGGGCCGGCGTCCGGATCTTCGAGTACACCGAACGCATCCTGCACGCCAAGAGCGCCTCGGTCGACGGGGCCTGGTACACGGTGGGCACGGCCAACCTGGATCACTTGAGCTTTTTCCGGAACCACGAGGTCAACCTCTTCGGCTTCGACGAGAAGCCCGCGGCGGTCCTTGAGGCGCAATTCGGAAAGGACCTGGCCGGCGCCCGGGAAGTGGTCTGGGAGGCCTGGAAGCATAGGTCGTGGCTGGAGAAATTGCGCGAACGGGTGCTGTATTGGTTCCGGGTGTGGTTGTAA